AAAGGCTCAGTTCGGGGGTCAGCGTCTCGGGGAGATGGAAGTCTGGGCTCTCGAAGCTTACGGCGCTTCTCATACTCTTCAAGAGTTATTGACCATCAAGTCCGACGATATGCTCGGACGTGCGAGAATCTACGAAGCGATCGTAAAGGGAATCCATTCCATCAAGCCTGGTATCCCAGAATCCTTCAACGTATTGGTTCAAGAGCTTAGAGGACTTGCTCTGGATATCATCATCACAGACTCGGAAGGCAACACCGTTGATATTTCCGACTACGAGGATGAATATTCTAAGAGTAAGAAGAAAATTAAATTCGAAACTATAGAGAACGCATAACCCATGAGATCCCATAACGACTTTGAATCGATTACAATCCGCTTAGCATCTCCCGAAAGGATCAAAGAATGGTCCTACGGAGAAGTCAAAAAACCGGAAACCATCAACTATCGTACGTTAAAGCCCGAAAAAGACGGTCTTTTCTGCGAGAAGATTTTCGGAACCACAAAGGACTGGGAATGTTACTGCGGTAAGTTCAAGTCCATCCGTTATAAGGGTGTGATCTGCGACAAGTGCGGAGTGGAAGTAACTCACTCCAAAGTCCGTCGCGAAAGAATGGGGCATATCGAACTCGCGGCTCCCGTTTCTCATATCTGGTATTACCGTTCCGTTCCTTCGAGAATGGGACTTCTGCTCGATATGACCGTGAACCAACTCAAGAGCGTTCTCTACTTTGAAAAATACGTCATCATTGATCCCGCTGATTCCGGAAGAAGCCGAGGCGAACTCATCGACGAAGAAGAATATCACGCATACCTCGACGAGTACGGCGACAAGTTCGTAGCCGGAATCGGCGCGGACGCGATCAAAGAACTTCTCGCGCGTATCGACGTGGACGCGGAAGCGAGAATGATCCGTCAAAAGATCCAAGACAAGGACAAGATTTCCGATAAAAGAATTCTGAAACGTCTCGAAGTTCTGGAAGCGTTCCGTGATTCCGGAAACCGTCCCGAGTGGATGGTGCTCGACATCGTTCCCGTCATTCCTCCCGAACTGCGTCCTATGGTTCAGCTCGAAGGAGGAAGATTCGCAACTTCCGACTTGAACGATCTGTATCGTCGAGTCATCAACCGTAACAACCGTCTCAAGCGACTTCTCGCGTTAAAAGCGCCGGAGATTATCGTTCGTAACGAAAAGAGAATGTTGCAGGAAGCGGTGGACGCTCTCTTCGACAATTCGAGAAGAAAACGCGCGGTGAAAGGAAAGGGAAACCGTCCTTTAAAATCGATCTCCGATATGCTCAAAGGAAAACAAGGTCGTTTCCGTCAGAATCTTCTCGGTAAGAGGGTGGATTACTCCGGTCGTTCCGTGATCGTAGTCGGTCCCGAACTCAAATACCACGAGATGGGACTTCCCAAAAAAATGGCTTTGGAGCTATTTAAGCCTTTTATTATGAAGAGACTTGTGGATCTGGACTTAGCGCCTAACATCAAGTCTGCGAAGAAGAAAGTAGAAGCGGAAGACAAAGAAGTTTTCGACGTATTGGAATACGTAGTCAAAGAACATCCCGTCATGTTGAACAGAGCGCCGACCTTGCACCGTCTCGGAATCCAGGCTTTTTTGCCCGTCCTCGTGGAAGGAAAGGCGATTAAACTTCATCCCCTCGTTTGTCACGCGTTCAACGCCGACTTCGACGGGGATCAGATGGCGATTCACGTTCCTCTGACTCCGAAAGCGCAGTTGGAAACATGGATGCTCATGCTTTCCCCTCACAATATCTTGAACCCCGCAAACGGACATCCGATCTGCGGACCGACTCAGGATATCGTACTCGGAATTTATTATCTCACTTCCGAACTTCCACCGGAGCCCGGCGTTCCTTTGAAATCCTTCTCGAACTTGGACGAGGTTCACTACGCGATTGACAGAGGTGTGGTGGAATTCAGAACCAAGATCAGCGTCTATCACCAAGGAAAAATTCTCGAGACCACTCCGGGAAGATTGATCTTCAACACGATTCTTCCGGAAGGATACGCATACGTAAATAAACCGCTTTCCGATAAGGAAACGAACAGAATTATCGCGGATGTGTACGACAAATACGGTCCCGCAAAAACCGTATTGATGCTCGACGACATTAAAAAATTAGGATATCGTTATGCGACTCTGTTCGCTCCGACCATCTCGATCGAAGACATTCGAGTGTCTCCGGGTAAAGTGAGTCTCGTGGGCGACGCAAACAAGGAAGTCGAAAAAGCCGACTCCGAGTATCGCAAAGGTATCATCACAAACGAAGAACGCCGTAAAAAGGTAATCGAGATCTGGACGAAAACGAACGATCTCATCACCGATTCCATGTTCAAGGAACTGGAAAAAGACAAGGGCGGATTCAACCCCGTGTTCATCATGGCGGCTTCCGGAGCGAGAGGATCGAAACAACAGATCCGTCAGCTCGCGGGAATGCGCGGTCTTATGGCTAAACCTTCCGGAGAAATCATCGAGCTCGCAATTCGTTCGAACTTCCGCGAAGGACTTTCGGTTCTTGAATTCTTCATATCGACACACGGTGCGAGAAAAGGTCTTGCGGATACCGCGTTAAAAACGGCGGACGCAGGTTACTTAACTCGTCGTCTTGTGGATATTTCTCAGGACGTGATCATCTCCGAAGACGATTGCGGAACCGAAGAGTCCATTTCTCTCGGTATCGTAAAAGAAGGGGAGAACGTAATCGTTTCCCTGAACGACCGCGTGTTCGGACGTTACACCGCCGAAGACGTAATCGATCCCGTTACCGACCAAGTGGTATATCCGAGAAACACTCTGATCACGAGAGAAGTCGGACAAAAAGTGGAGAACCTCGGTTACGACAAGATCCGTGTTCGTTCTCCTCTGACTTGCGAATCGAAACAAGGTGTTTGTATCTGCTGTTACGGTATGGACATGGCGAGATTGATTCCTGCGGAAATCGGAGAAGCTGTCGGAACAATCGCCGCTCAGTCGATCGGACAACCCGGAACTCAGCTTACGATGAGAACGTTCCACATCGGTGGCGCGGCATCCGCAAAAGTTCAAGAGAAAGAGCACAAGGTATCTTATACCGCGATCGTAAACAATATCAACGGACGTTTGATTACAAACGACAAATCGCAGAGCGTATTTTCTCGCCGCGGTTCGATCGTGATCCAAAGATTGATCCAACAATACAAAATCGAAGAACTTTCCAACTTACGCGTTGAAAACGGACAGAAAGTGGATAAGGGAGAATTGGTGGCTACTTCTCCGGCGGGAGAAAACATCACTTCCGAAATGCCGGGTACCGTTCATATCGAAAAAGGTCTTTTCCGCATCTTGGGAGAAGAGGCCGTGATTCCGGTTAAAACCGGAACTGTCGTGAACGTAAAAGTAAACGACATCACTCAGCCGAACCAACCTCTCGCGGAGTTCGACCCTTATAACGAAGTGGGGATTTCCGAAATCGAAGGGACCGTTCAGTGGATGGATCTCGAGATCGGTAAGAACGTCAGAAGAGACGAAGATTTAAGAACTTCTAATATTCTTCTGAAAGTAATCGAACAAAGAAGGGAAAAGCTCAACCCGCGCATCACGGTCGTTTCCGGAAGCTCGAGAGAAGAATATTCCGTTCCAGTCGACGCGATCATCTCCGTTCAAGACGGAGACAAAGTGAAAGCCGGGGACATTCTTTTTAAGATTCCTACCGTTGCCGAAAAAACGCGGGATATCACGGGCGGTCTTCCGAGGGTCGACGAACTTTTCGAAGCGAGAAGACCGAAGGATGCGACGACACTTGCCGAGACCGATGGAAAGATCGAGATCAGCGGAGAGATCGTAAAAGAAAAACGGATTCTTTATATCCATCCGGACAATCCGGATCAGGAAAAAGTAAAGGTTGCGATTCCGATCGGAAAACAGATTCGGGTTCGTAACGGAGACTTCGTGAAGAGAGGAGACCAGATCGACGACGGTAATCTCGATCCTCACGACATTCTCAGGGTAAAAGGTGTTACCGCGCTTCAAGTGTATCTGGTGCAGGAAGTCCAAGAGGTCTACAGACTGCAAGGGGTTCACATCAACGATAAACACATCGAAGTTGTGGTTCGTCAGATGCTCCGGAAAGTTTTGATTACCGATTCCGGAGATACGAGTTTCGTAAATCAGCAACAAATCGACAGACTTGTATTCAACGAAGAAAACAAAAGAGTAATCGCCGAAGGCGGTTCCCCCGCGGAATCGGTTCCGATTTTACTCGGTTTGACCAAGGCTTCCTTGAATACGGAATCCTTCTTCTCGGCCGCTTCCTTCCAGGAAACGACTAAGGTTCTGACGGACGCCGCGATCAAAGGTAAGACCGACAACTTGATGGGTCTCAAAGAGAACGTCATCATCGGTCACATGATCCCTGCCGGAACCGGAACGAAGAAGTATAAGGACATCTCCGTATTCAAGAGCGCATACGGCGACTTGGATCGTCCTCTGGCAGAAGAAGAGGAAGAAGAAATTCCGCAAGCAATTGCGGATGATTCTGATGAATGAAATGCCGCGATTTGAAAGCACACTTTTTGAATGAAACACAAAGCAGATGTTATAGGCTTTTGTTTTGTGCGGGTCCGCAAAATTCTTCCGTATAATTTTTCGGATATCGAAAAAGAAATATTTGCGACTTTCTTTTTCAAAATCAAACGAACGGGAGAGTTTTGGCGGAGAGAGGGCCAAATCCGAATTATCTTCGGGTTTAAGCCCGATGAGAATGATCGTCATTCACTTTACAAATTGGAAGTGTTTGGCGATCTGGTAAAAACGATCTGAAATTTTTTTAGAGAAGGATATTCATGCCAACAATCAGTCAATTGATTCGCCACGGCAGGCAAAAGCAGAAGAAGAGAACGAAATCTCCTGCGTTAAAAAGCTCTCCTCAGAGAAGAGGAGTTTGTACGAGAGTAATGACGTTTACTCCGAAAAAACCGAACTCGGCTTTGAGAAAAGTCGCAAGGGTTCGTCTGACAACAGGAATCGAAGTTACCGCATACATTCCCGGTGAGGGGCATAACCTTCAGGAACACAACGTGGTTCTGATTCGCGGCGGAAGGGTAAAAGATCTTCCCGGGGTTCGTTATCATATCATTCGCGGAACCCTCGACACCTTGGGTGTGGATAAGAGAAGAAACGGCCGCTCCAAATACGGCGCGAAACGTCCTAAGGCTTAATCG
The nucleotide sequence above comes from Leptospira weilii. Encoded proteins:
- the rpoC gene encoding DNA-directed RNA polymerase subunit beta' codes for the protein MRSHNDFESITIRLASPERIKEWSYGEVKKPETINYRTLKPEKDGLFCEKIFGTTKDWECYCGKFKSIRYKGVICDKCGVEVTHSKVRRERMGHIELAAPVSHIWYYRSVPSRMGLLLDMTVNQLKSVLYFEKYVIIDPADSGRSRGELIDEEEYHAYLDEYGDKFVAGIGADAIKELLARIDVDAEARMIRQKIQDKDKISDKRILKRLEVLEAFRDSGNRPEWMVLDIVPVIPPELRPMVQLEGGRFATSDLNDLYRRVINRNNRLKRLLALKAPEIIVRNEKRMLQEAVDALFDNSRRKRAVKGKGNRPLKSISDMLKGKQGRFRQNLLGKRVDYSGRSVIVVGPELKYHEMGLPKKMALELFKPFIMKRLVDLDLAPNIKSAKKKVEAEDKEVFDVLEYVVKEHPVMLNRAPTLHRLGIQAFLPVLVEGKAIKLHPLVCHAFNADFDGDQMAIHVPLTPKAQLETWMLMLSPHNILNPANGHPICGPTQDIVLGIYYLTSELPPEPGVPLKSFSNLDEVHYAIDRGVVEFRTKISVYHQGKILETTPGRLIFNTILPEGYAYVNKPLSDKETNRIIADVYDKYGPAKTVLMLDDIKKLGYRYATLFAPTISIEDIRVSPGKVSLVGDANKEVEKADSEYRKGIITNEERRKKVIEIWTKTNDLITDSMFKELEKDKGGFNPVFIMAASGARGSKQQIRQLAGMRGLMAKPSGEIIELAIRSNFREGLSVLEFFISTHGARKGLADTALKTADAGYLTRRLVDISQDVIISEDDCGTEESISLGIVKEGENVIVSLNDRVFGRYTAEDVIDPVTDQVVYPRNTLITREVGQKVENLGYDKIRVRSPLTCESKQGVCICCYGMDMARLIPAEIGEAVGTIAAQSIGQPGTQLTMRTFHIGGAASAKVQEKEHKVSYTAIVNNINGRLITNDKSQSVFSRRGSIVIQRLIQQYKIEELSNLRVENGQKVDKGELVATSPAGENITSEMPGTVHIEKGLFRILGEEAVIPVKTGTVVNVKVNDITQPNQPLAEFDPYNEVGISEIEGTVQWMDLEIGKNVRRDEDLRTSNILLKVIEQRREKLNPRITVVSGSSREEYSVPVDAIISVQDGDKVKAGDILFKIPTVAEKTRDITGGLPRVDELFEARRPKDATTLAETDGKIEISGEIVKEKRILYIHPDNPDQEKVKVAIPIGKQIRVRNGDFVKRGDQIDDGNLDPHDILRVKGVTALQVYLVQEVQEVYRLQGVHINDKHIEVVVRQMLRKVLITDSGDTSFVNQQQIDRLVFNEENKRVIAEGGSPAESVPILLGLTKASLNTESFFSAASFQETTKVLTDAAIKGKTDNLMGLKENVIIGHMIPAGTGTKKYKDISVFKSAYGDLDRPLAEEEEEEIPQAIADDSDE
- the rpsL gene encoding 30S ribosomal protein S12, which encodes MPTISQLIRHGRQKQKKRTKSPALKSSPQRRGVCTRVMTFTPKKPNSALRKVARVRLTTGIEVTAYIPGEGHNLQEHNVVLIRGGRVKDLPGVRYHIIRGTLDTLGVDKRRNGRSKYGAKRPKA